Part of the Stigmatopora argus isolate UIUO_Sarg chromosome 3, RoL_Sarg_1.0, whole genome shotgun sequence genome, AAAAGTCTTAAAGAGTCAACAAACGGGTCAATGTCACGACTTGATGAgaatgtttaatagaagtatgCTTGGCATGTGCTTCAATTCAGCTTTACAAACAAGGAATGGTGCCAAAAAGGAATGGAGGGAAAAATCAAAATAACCAAgcagacaaaaaatacatttaatttaatttgcaaTACATTTACATTTCATAGACTGAACAATCGGCACCCATCTTGTTAATTGATTCATGACTGAGCGTTCCCAATGTTCTTCCGCTAATTCAGTAACGATTGCCTACAATGATGGTGGCGGCCCCTTTCACGTCTTGGAGTCGATCCGAGTCAAAATCCACCAGGAGGGTCTTCACGCCACTGCGGACAGGCGTGAACATTACATCAAGACGCACTTTTTGCCCTGGACCGATGTCGCcgctaagaagaagaaaaatttaAGTTAGGAATGAAGCGGCGATGACGAACTTGTGCTATCCAGTCCTCGCACCTTATCTTGACCACACTGGGGGACAAAAGGCCAGCCCCCTCCACGGTGAAAACACCCCGCTTCAGTGGCACCGGTAGAGGGTTGGTAAAGGAGATGGAGGCTTTTACTGTTTGATGGACAGACACCTTACTGGGAACCTGCATGAGCACAGTTTAAGTCAAGAAAAGGGCAAAAAGCAAATATATCTGACTTGATGGTGGTCTTCACGCACCTCTATGAGGACCTCGGGCAAGCTGAATGGGATTTTGGCTGTGACCATGTCAACTTCATTCTCTCCTTGAGCTTCTAGCATCGCCATCACGTTGATCATGTGGTGATCGGAGACATGCTTGGCGTACTTCTCGTAGTGCACACGCAGCACCTCCTTGTGAACTGAAGTGACATTTGGAAGATTTTTCAAATGGCAAGCTGATAGATTGTTCCATTATCTTTCACGCCAGTAGTGAATaggtcatttccatttttttaaccaacctTCATGGGGTGGCACACTGACGTTCTTGGTTTCTCTCTCGAACTCCTTTCTGTTCAAACCATTGTACGTCACCACCATAGCTAGCAAGCTCAGACGAGCGTTAGCTTCGACTCCTCCTTCATTCTTCAACTGTAAACATTTGATAGTTTATTTCAACATGTGCTAATGTTCTAATCCAGAGTGTCCAAACTTTGCAAAAGCAGCACAAAATccttcttttatttgttaaacagaaaatctaaattggataaaaatatcatcttttaaaatgttttttttcgtcAATCAACCGAGCTAATGGACACCACTGTTGAAGTTAGTAGCTTCATCTAATGTTAAAACTGAGAAATGCTACAGCAGGTAGAATGAATTTtagcttcttgtgcaggccatattgaacaatgttttcctaATTCAGGGCGGGCCTAAAAAAAATGGGCACTGGACCGCAGTTGGCCGTAGTTCGGACACTCCTGTCTCATCAACCGAGCCCGTCATACCTCAACGACAACATCAAAGTCGGATCCGAAAACAGGTTTCGGATGCTTGATGCTCATCTGCAGTTTGCCTGGTTTTGCCCTGTCATTGGACGAGTCCCTGCCGCGACGTCCAGCCTTCTCGTACACCTCTCGTTCTTTCTTGGAACCTGATGAAGATGTTAATGAATCTTTGTACTTtgtattttgttgtattttcaaGAGTTTTCTTCACTCACCTTCCGGATATTTGTAGTGTGAAGTGACATCTTCTCTGGAGTTGCCGAAAACACTTTTTGTGCTGATGTTTAGGCCGATACTGTCCTGGGACGCTCGTATCTGAAACATTAGGGTATCATTTGTTTGGTGAGTATTACGTCTCAGAATGTCTCGTATGTCTCTGTCCGTCTTCCAAAAACCCTCCAGAACAGAAAACGTGCACACGGCGTTGTAGATACGAGGTCGGAAAGAACGATCGCCAAGGAATCACAAACGAGACTTTTCTAGGGGATGAGGACGAAGGTGGAGTCACCTTCTGGCGTGAGCCGTCTCTTCGGACAATCCAGTGGATGATGTCAGCGTTGACCTCGGCGAAAATAAACGGAGCGTCGTACTTGACGGCCAGATTTCCCTCTTTGATGGCCGCGACGGGACACGGGCCGCAGCAGAACTGGCCTGAGAAGCAAAACGGCCATTTATGTCAGTTACTCCTTAATTAGGATCCATTTGGAGAGCGGAGAAAGATTTGGAATGTACCATCACTTAATTCTTGGGGAGTTGGATCCAAAACCTGCCAGCCATCATTTCCTTGGGGGAGATCCCCTCTCTTCATCCAGGACTCAACCCAACAGTGAAAGTTCCTAAAGTCGGATGAGGAGAAACGTGGAAGAGCCATGATTGGACGTCGAGGGACGCGCTCATTTGTAGCAATCATTTGAACGTCGTCGTACCAGCTGCTGTCGGACCGTCCTCTGGGATCCATGCTTTCCATTTTTTCATTCAGCAGGAAGTCCAGAGAAAGATTTCCATCAGTGTCGTGAGCTGAAGCGAAGTTTGTAATGTGCCGTGTTGGGATTCCCAGGCAACGGAGTACTGGAACGAATAGGAGACAAACTCGGCATGaccaaacaaatattttaagttgtttttttacatttccaaacaaattagaaatgcattttaaatttaataatTGGCTCACCTGAGCAGGCAACGGCAGCAAACACCCAGCACTGGCCGTATTTGACCGGCCTGGCTCCACCATTGCTCCACTTCTGGAGAATGGGAACACTGCTGGTCCATTTAGAAGGGGAGACTCCGTCGGTGTACGGCTCCTGCCAGCAGCCCGCCAACACACCCCGGTCGCCGTTGGAGTTCACCTGGACGCAGGTGCTGGATGGTTAAGGTGTTTTCCATCATCcctttggtttccttttgattttttggttcttttttttcattttctgtagcaCTTGAACTCAAAACAGCCAGTTATATTAGCCTTGAAATAAAAAGTCTTGTCATTACCATGGCAGAGATGATCCTTCCAACGTAAATGGGGTCCCCTCGTTGCTTGATGTCCTTTTGGGGGTTTCTCAAGGCCTCGTTAGAATTGTCCAGGATTTCAAAACAGATGTCCATCacattttcctcaaactgtgATAAAGAGAGGTGCAAATATGAGAGAAGATCGGAAACGATGGAGCAAGGATTTTCTCACCAAACTGCTAAAAGGTGACGCTGTTGTTTATGTGTTACATTTTGATGCCCTGACTAAAGAAACTTTCTCAAATGCAATTTATGTCTCCTGTCAGACGGTGTGGTAATCGATCTACAACACCATGGTTATGAGACTTAacgaaaacaaataaatgaacaacCAGACATGCACACGGAGCAGTTTTGGAAATcactcaaaatacattttgcactTACAAAATGAACTATAACTAAAGCTAAAATattctttgttttcatttttgtgaaTGGAGATTATGTATACATTTTCCTTGTACAAAATAAACAAGTAATGTTAGAACAaccgcaaacaaacaaactagtAAACAAGAGAGTCCAGGGGATCAATTAGAATTCTCATATTGAAATTTGTGAATAATACAGTGATTGTTTTAAATCTTGCACACCATAAATACATGACACTATTCATTCAAATGTACTATGTTAAAATGTCAACACTAAGATCATGACTCAAACTAATTAGAAGGAACTGAATTTGAGGaaacaaaaagtgaaaatgctTATATTTAAactgacttcattttttttgtctgtgactCAAACGGGAAGAGCGAGTCAGCAGTTGGTTTGAATCAAAGACTAGTTGTGTTTTCACTGAATTATACTTACATGCTGTCAAGAATTacactatttaaaaaacaagaactcaAAACCAAGCAttctggggaaaaaatacaaacactataaaaaaaaaatacaggtaaCTGATTTTGAAGAAACAGCATTCAAAACTAATTCAAATTAACCTCGTATAACAAATGCCATAGTATTCTACATACCTGTCCAAAATGCCAGTGGCGGCTCCCTATGTAGTCTGAGGTGCCCACATAAATGATACCATTCTCATTCATAATATACTCCTGAAGGAGCTTCTCATCAGGGATATACACAACATCGTCTGTCGAACACACA contains:
- the LOC144070862 gene encoding protein-glutamine gamma-glutamyltransferase 2-like; the protein is MANYRSHILDVDLRCRENNSAHRTREIDWNRLIVRRGQPFAISLQRAPDSGLAQTQLALVLHLGKRDEVAIRVEKGNRSKDGWWFTQEGVRDKVQLTIHSPADAIIGHYRLDVLATTPDGHVLEKNEKVQFHLLYNPWCKDDVVYIPDEKLLQEYIMNENGIIYVGTSDYIGSRHWHFGQFEENVMDICFEILDNSNEALRNPQKDIKQRGDPIYVGRIISAMVNSNGDRGVLAGCWQEPYTDGVSPSKWTSSVPILQKWSNGGARPVKYGQCWVFAAVACSVLRCLGIPTRHITNFASAHDTDGNLSLDFLLNEKMESMDPRGRSDSSWNFHCWVESWMKRGDLPQGNDGWQVLDPTPQELSDGQFCCGPCPVAAIKEGNLAVKYDAPFIFAEVNADIIHWIVRRDGSRQKIRASQDSIGLNISTKSVFGNSREDVTSHYKYPEGSKKEREVYEKAGRRGRDSSNDRAKPGKLQMSIKHPKPVFGSDFDVVVELKNEGGVEANARLSLLAMVVTYNGLNRKEFERETKNVSVPPHEVHKEVLRVHYEKYAKHVSDHHMINVMAMLEAQGENEVDMVTAKIPFSLPEVLIEVPSKVSVHQTVKASISFTNPLPVPLKRGVFTVEGAGLLSPSVVKISGDIGPGQKVRLDVMFTPVRSGVKTLLVDFDSDRLQDVKGAATIIVGNRY